Proteins encoded together in one Carya illinoinensis cultivar Pawnee chromosome 3, C.illinoinensisPawnee_v1, whole genome shotgun sequence window:
- the LOC122304901 gene encoding protein MKS1-like: MSIVQRLTGPSSSSISSSGAGDLSPAARITSIEKTSPSDRERDRAGNTAAVMGMVEGEGVVELGQAHPGISSPAPATLAPILDGFFSPGNEPHSFPPFHDLSPFWHNGFTASPSGLFSAPLISSSPSSMDLFNNFLDF, from the coding sequence ATGTCCATCGTCCAGCGCCTCACCGGCCCGTCTTCTTCATCTATATCTTCGTCCGGCGCCGGAGACCTCTCTCCCGCTGCGAGGATCACCTCCATCGAGAAAACCAGCCCGTcggatagagagagagacagggCCGGCAACACTGCCGCGGTTATGGGTATGGTGGAAGGAGAGGGAGTAGTAGAACTGGGTCAAGCTCATCCGGGGATATCATCTCCTGCGCCGGCTACTTTGGCTCCAATTCTCGATGGTTTCTTCTCTCCAGGAAATGAACCGCACAGCTTTCCTCCGTTCCACGATCTGAGTCCGTTTTGGCATAATGGGTTCACGGCGAGTCCTTCGGGGTTGTTTTCAGCTCCTTTGATttcttcatctccttcttcGATGGACTTATTCAACAATTTTTTGGACTTTTAA